A stretch of Sulfurimonas autotrophica DSM 16294 DNA encodes these proteins:
- a CDS encoding malic enzyme-like NAD(P)-binding protein, producing MSDKLSFQKESLEYHRAKSEFDTNGKTATLLTKPCTTQEELSMAYSPGVAYPCLEIQKDAELAYEYTNKGNLVAVVSDGTAVLGLGDIGPLAGKPVMEGKGVLFKSFANVDAVDIELNTKDTDEIIKIVAAMADSFGGINLEDISAPRCFEIEERLKEICNVPVFHDDQHGTAVITTAGLMNVIEMSGKKAEDLKVVVIGAGAAGIACGNMYKELGVKNITMLDSKGVIHSGRDDLNKYKKLFALDTDDRTLEDAMKNADMVLGLSQADLITPEMVQSMSDTNPIIFACANPNPEITPPVAKEARPDIIIGTGRSDYANQVNNVLGFPQIFRGALDVRATKITENMKLAASRALAALAKEPVPQNVKKAHHREDMEFGHEYIIPSPFDRRVLVYVASAVAQAAIEDGVARVKDFDMDAYKIKLQRLADHLDGKI from the coding sequence ATGTCAGATAAATTATCATTTCAAAAAGAGTCATTAGAGTATCATAGAGCCAAGAGCGAATTTGATACAAACGGAAAAACTGCAACATTGTTAACAAAACCTTGTACGACACAAGAAGAGTTGTCAATGGCCTACAGTCCAGGTGTTGCATATCCGTGTTTAGAGATACAAAAAGATGCCGAACTTGCGTATGAATATACAAACAAAGGGAACTTAGTCGCAGTCGTAAGTGACGGCACGGCTGTTTTAGGTCTTGGAGATATCGGCCCTTTGGCGGGAAAACCGGTTATGGAAGGCAAGGGGGTTTTATTTAAGTCATTTGCGAATGTTGATGCGGTAGATATTGAACTCAACACGAAAGATACCGATGAAATTATCAAGATTGTAGCAGCAATGGCTGACAGTTTTGGAGGCATAAATCTTGAAGATATTTCAGCGCCTCGATGTTTTGAGATAGAAGAACGTCTCAAAGAGATTTGTAATGTTCCCGTTTTTCATGATGACCAGCATGGAACTGCGGTTATTACAACAGCAGGACTTATGAATGTTATAGAGATGAGCGGTAAAAAAGCTGAGGATTTAAAAGTTGTTGTTATTGGTGCCGGTGCCGCTGGAATTGCCTGTGGCAATATGTATAAAGAACTCGGTGTCAAAAATATTACAATGCTTGATTCTAAAGGTGTTATTCATAGCGGTAGAGATGATTTAAATAAATATAAAAAGCTTTTTGCCCTGGATACGGACGATAGAACACTCGAAGATGCTATGAAAAATGCAGATATGGTTCTGGGGCTTTCTCAAGCTGATTTAATTACACCGGAAATGGTACAATCAATGTCAGATACAAATCCGATTATTTTTGCCTGTGCAAATCCAAATCCTGAAATTACACCGCCTGTTGCAAAAGAGGCACGTCCTGATATTATCATCGGAACAGGGAGAAGTGATTATGCAAACCAAGTAAACAACGTACTTGGTTTTCCACAAATTTTTCGTGGTGCATTAGATGTACGAGCTACAAAGATTACGGAAAATATGAAGCTTGCGGCATCCCGTGCTTTGGCGGCACTGGCAAAAGAGCCTGTTCCCCAAAATGTAAAAAAAGCACACCATCGTGAAGATATGGAATTTGGGCATGAGTATATTATCCCTTCTCCATTTGACAGACGCGTATTAGTTTATGTTGCCTCAGCGGTTGCACAGGCAGCTATAGAAGACGGTGTGGCACGTGTCAAAGACTTTGATATGGATGCCTATAAAATTAAACTCCAAAGACTAGCAGACCATTTAGACGGTAAAATCTAA
- a CDS encoding MqnA/MqnD/SBP family protein, with protein sequence MIFGKIEYLNLLPFHVFIKRFTRSTQQKLLMEYKKNVPAKINDAFLNRRVDAAFISSIAAKKSYHVNLGIIAKKEVKSVIVIPGNADKKDVESASSNILANLLHVKGEVLIGDKALRYALANNDYIDLAKLWNEKYNLPFVFALLCYHKDKKLYKKVEKEFLKKEVKIPQYLLQKASKKTDISPHDLAEYLKLISYGLDYKAKKGVKKFYTEAKRV encoded by the coding sequence ATGATTTTTGGAAAAATAGAATATCTCAACCTCCTGCCTTTTCATGTGTTTATAAAACGTTTTACACGAAGTACACAGCAAAAGCTACTTATGGAATACAAAAAAAATGTTCCTGCAAAAATAAACGATGCCTTTTTAAACAGGCGTGTTGATGCCGCATTTATCTCAAGTATTGCGGCAAAAAAAAGCTACCATGTAAACCTCGGTATCATTGCAAAAAAAGAGGTGAAAAGCGTTATTGTTATTCCAGGAAATGCAGACAAAAAAGATGTGGAATCTGCCTCATCCAATATCTTAGCAAATCTTTTACATGTAAAGGGTGAAGTTCTTATAGGAGACAAGGCACTGCGCTATGCTCTTGCAAATAATGACTACATAGATCTGGCAAAACTATGGAATGAAAAGTATAATTTACCTTTTGTTTTTGCCCTGCTGTGCTACCACAAAGACAAAAAATTATACAAAAAAGTAGAAAAAGAGTTTTTAAAAAAAGAGGTGAAAATCCCGCAATACCTCCTACAAAAAGCATCAAAAAAGACAGATATTTCGCCACACGATCTAGCTGAATATCTCAAACTAATATCCTATGGGCTTGATTACAAGGCGAAAAAAGGTGTAAAAAAGTTTTATACAGAGGCAAAAAGAGTGTAG
- a CDS encoding MoaD/ThiS family protein, producing MVRVEFLGPIQKDALELEIVNLNELAAILQKDEEVKDWLENCAVAVNDNLVTSLECELKNGDKISLLPPVCGG from the coding sequence TTGGTAAGAGTAGAATTTTTAGGACCGATACAAAAAGACGCACTGGAACTGGAGATAGTGAATCTCAATGAATTAGCAGCTATTTTGCAAAAAGATGAAGAGGTTAAAGATTGGCTTGAGAACTGTGCGGTGGCCGTCAATGATAATCTTGTAACTTCTTTGGAATGTGAACTGAAAAACGGAGACAAAATATCTTTGCTTCCTCCAGTTTGCGGAGGTTGA